The following DNA comes from Carassius carassius chromosome 41, fCarCar2.1, whole genome shotgun sequence.
CACCGCAGACTAATGATAACTTCATAATCCCTAATACATACTCTATACCTCTCTGATAGACtattcagggtgtcttggagtggtgaggtttctaagtcacaacttcttgctactggggttcctcaaggctcagtacctggaccacttctcttctccatctacatgacatcattaggatctgtcattcagaagtatGGCTTTTCCTATCATTGCTATGCTGAATACACTCAGCTCTACTATTTCttattccaaccagatgatccgacggtagctgctcacattgcagcctgtctgagtgacatttctagctggatgcaTGACCATCGCCTTCAGCTCAaacttactaagacagaactgctgttggttccagctaacccatcattacatcacaactactctatacacctgggttcatcaaccataactccttccaggaaaGCCAGAAACTTagtagttagggttagggttagatttgCAGATGtaccttatacaacattaggaagattagacctattgatccagaatgcagcagctagggttgtcttcaatgagccaaaaaaaagctcaCGCTACTGCTCTTCTAATCAGGTTACGCTGGCTGCCAGTAGTTGCTTGCATCAAATATAATTCATAAAACatacaacaatttcttaatcagtgtacagacaaatgtctttatCCCAAGAAAtgatctgtcaaaataaaggacaggtaacgaataacaaaaatgcaataaattgttttattaaaggaatttttaaatataaatagtaataatataggaaaatattgacattttgcatattaatccaagTAGTCTACCCCCCttaaataggctaccacttttaatgctccaatgcaaagtaaaccacaatttattttgagtaatataacacataattcatataatataaatgcacaccttttaaatgtgtcaaatctaaaatatggatTTATCCTAaatagcttagagaaaatataagcacagtctcagacacaggcttgacatttgtcctgcttgaattcgttctaagaaatgcacataacttcataagtaccaaactttcatttgtgaatattaaatatattaaatattttaactatagtgtttttaCCCGATAGAACCAGCATTTTGGATGGCCACCCACTGTAACTGGATGAATTTATAGAGTAACAATCATTTCAAGGTGGATAAATGTGAAAACTGAATGTGAAGTCTGATTCTACAGCAGAAAACAGCAGAGATCAGGGGGGTATTCCGGAAAGGCAGGCAAGAAAGAGGATAAACTTTTGGCTCCAAAAAACGCAGGTAACTGTATGTCAAACTTTTTCTTAGTGTCCGTTTCCGTTGAGTATTTTTTGCGtgttaaccaggaacatactctgagttgactGAACTTACTCCCGGATGTTTTTGGAAGCAGCATACCTCAAGTAAGCAAAGTTTGGATTAATTAACAGAGAGTAAGAGTGACAGTAAATTAATCTcgtttctggaataccccccaggtaTCAGCCATGTCAGATATTTGATGAGCCAAAGCTTAGTTCTGTCATTCACTTGTTACTGCTGTACCGGATCATGATCGtttaaatgcatttctgtatCATTAAATATCCACTGATCGATATTTCACAGCTACCAAAACTGTCAAAAATGAAGGTTTGAGAATGGAGAAGagcctgtttgttcctcagtatcatTATGATTTATTCTGGATGGTTCTGAATCACTCATGTCATCAATCTCCCTTTCAGTAAACTCATTTTTTACCACAATGTGTCAGATTTCAGCTGCTGCACCTGGAGTTTAGAGTTTCTCTTTCATAGGATGGCATACACGTATATAGGGTTTTCATATTTTATGAGGATTTTCCAtagaaataatgattttatactgtgcatattttacattattttcatgcAGTTTACATAGAATAATGTCTCCTGACAATAATACTGTCATCATCTGTTTTCTCCTCATTCATTACGATGATGTCTGAGATCCTTTGTAAATTGACACAttaagggggaagtcgtggcctaatggttagagagtcagactcccaatcgaagggttgtgagttcgagtcccgggccggcaggaattgtgggtggggggagtgcatgtacagttctctctccaccctcaataccacgacttaggtgcccttgagcaaggcatcgaacccccaactgctccccgggtgccgcagcataaatggctgcccactgctccgggtgtgtgctcacagtgtgtgttcactgctctgtgtgtgtgtgtgcatttcggatgggttaaatgcagagcacaaattctgagtatgggtcaccatacttggctgaatgtcacttcacttcacttcacaagcTCTGAGAAAAACTACAGGATCATTAggggtaaaacattttttttactgaataacTAAAATACtagaattgaaataaaaataacacatcaATAAAAATCTCACATAATCAGAGATGTCAGtaaaaaaaatgtcagttttatttgCATCATTATACAGAGCAAATGCAATTTTTATGTTGCATATATAACAATAacccatttataaaaaaatatatattttgtttaatattttttacagatcaatttggatgtttttttttcagtgtcttaATGAGCAGATATTTAATCGAAGAATAAACAACATCACTGTAAGAATAAAGTGACTAAATACTTTTGCAGTTCTGCAACAAAATCACAAATCTTGTGGCATTTCAaagcaaaattaatttatttgagcTAATCTCATATTTACTGAATCTGAATCTATTTACTGAATCTGAATCACACATCATATATTTGAAATACTGAATCTGTAGAAAACTTTTGCTCACAGAACAATGCTTTCTAATATGAGTCAGTAGAGACACTGACtgagtaaaactctttccacactgagtacagtggtatggtttctctccagtgtgaactcgctCATGTTTTTTCATGTTTCCAGACTCAGTGAAACTCTTGTCACAATAGGAGCACTTGTAAGGTTTCTTTCCAGTGTGAAGACGCTCATGTACTTTCATGTTTCTAGAATTAGTGAAACTCTTGTCACAATATGagcacttgtaaggtttctctccagtgtgaagacGCTCATGTACTTTCATGTTTCCAGAATAAGTGAAACTCTTGTAACAATAAGagcacttgtaaggtttctctccagtatgaattaTTTGGTGCTGTTTCAGTTGTACGCCTGTAGTAAAGCTCTTCCCACACTCAAAACACATGTGATCTCTCACTTCATTATGTGTTTTCTGGTGCTGTTTATAACCGGCCAGTcgtgaaaaactctttccacagtaAGAGCACACATGAGGCTTCTCATCTGAATGAACTGTCAGGTGTGCTTTTAGATTTGATgatgaaataaactttttaccACACTGATCACAGTTAAATGGCTTTTCTCCAGAGTGAATGCGCAGATGATAACAGAGACCTGATGCTgcagtaaaactctttccacactgagagcaagtgtgtggtttctctccagtgtggatcctcatgtgCTTCTTAAGGTCTCCTTTGtgtctgaaactctttccacactgagtgcatgtGAACAGCTGTTCACCTTTGATTTTACAACATTCCTCCTCCACTTCATTCACCTCATGTCTTTGCTGTTTTAATTCCATCCagtctaaaataaacaaatgatgtgGTTAAAAATCTGTGAACCTGATTTAATTGCAGAAACCAAACACAGTCATATATTAGATCAGGATCAGATCTTTGATGTGCCAAAGGTTAGTTCTCTCATTCATTGTTTAGACAATTAATATGTTGATATGATCAGTTAGAGGTCAACAACGAAGAACCAAGAATGgacaccaacctgtttgttcctcagtatcttcatgttttaTTCTGGATGGTTTTGAAACACTCATGTCTTCTATCTCCTCTTTAACAGACTCCACCTTTACCATAGTATGTGTCATTTTCAGCAGCTTCTCCTGGTGTCTGCTCCAGTCCTGTAGGATCATGTGAATATTCCTCACCTTTTTAACACAGTTAAAGCACAAACTCCGCCCACCACAGATTCTAAAGATTTCATTGGTTGAGTAAATCATGGTGATCGCCTACACAACACTGAAACAAATCCATTAGAAACTTTAATATTGGGTTAGTTTATGACAAAGAAACCAAATTATCCAAAACTCAAATCTTCCATCTTTGAAGTTTCACCATTAGCAGATAATGCAGCAGCTGTTGCTAAACTCAGCTGATTTTACTAAATGACACAACTATAAAATAACGATGCTGCAATATTTCTTAAGTAATTCTTATACCCTGTAATTTGGCTCCAAATCTTAGgggaaaattaaaatgtacaccCTGCTCATCAAAATTAATTGTTCACTCACTATTAATTCAtctattacatttaatattttgtccTTGTTCttcgtttatgtatttctttcaTCAGAAAGAGCTGTGAACTGAATCcatgaagatatatatatatatatattagtgctgtcgaCGTTAACGCGTTAaagcatgcgattaatttttgtctggtttaatgtgtcaaaatatttaacgcaattaacgcagcatccgtattttctgccatccgttggctagctttacattatatgatcacgctcttattcatttaaatgcttttaaacatttcaagcgcgacaagacaaaagagaatgcgctgtctgtgaatgcccttatgtgacacgtacacacacacacacacacacacacaatgcatagacagggcgccagaatccagttctcttaagcgcttgaactaacaataaacatcccaaagtgccaattttgtcgattatcctcataagagcaatcttaaatgatttatataaagtctaaaatgaacaaaaagagttgtgagagaatgaggcgagatccatagacagtatataaacggtgagatccgcgtgtctgtctgctcttaaagggacagcagccaataaagcttcctgtcagtaaagttaaagaacaaagggaacagagaaaatgactcgctgctcttgactaaataacttttgtagctttaataaggattaactatttaatttatagtttatgcagtgcagactgcatataactttgataactttattaaatttctgtatatttcctaactgttaagacaggaagggtaGAAGTAAACATGaaatttattatgggtttatgttagcattgttttaagtttacttaaattaaaaactgttatatttttgaagcctaataataaatgtaaaaaaataaaaaaaatcagtagctgtattaatatcagtaatagtggccttcattcataaaaagatgccatttaaacaagtatttaaaatatactgtctttatgttgtttctacattaatttgattaactgtgaaattattacattaaaaaatatattaaaaacgtacaaaaacatttctttttttattgcgattaattgcgattaatcacagaaaaaatgtttgattaatctagttaaagtttttaatcgattgacagcactaatatatacatatatatatatatatcaaaaccttttaaaaaagaaaatgataaacCTTGTATTTCAGTGATGTTATATATAACTGGTTTAAATAAAAACGACAGACTGTCTGaatgaaaattataatttatgctaatccattgaaaaaaaattataaaaataaaaaataaactgtgcaggactggtTTCTATAGACTTTAATCAtacttttaatgttaaaattcaACCTGAGGGGTAAAAGATTAAAAACACACATCAGTAGGTGATTATCACATAAATTGATGATCCTGTAGTTTGTCTCGGTCTGTTGACACTCAATGAAATGATCTTAATGTGCCAATTTACAGAAGATCTCAGACATCATCATAATGAATGAGGAGAAAACAGGGAACTATTGTCTTTTCAGCAGCTCAGTTAAACATGACGACTGTGTTTCTGTCAGACTATTGTTTCTCTAATTGTCAGTTACACTGAGCtgtttgcaaaattaaaatgcattcaaaacttCTGAAATTACTTTGACAATACAAGTGTACAAATATTGTGTCACACCAATGAAGTACCTGAAAAACTATCAAACTAACTGGATGAATGGGTAGACTTTGCTCTTTGTGACAACATTTGTCCCAAAACATTGGAAAACATTATGCTTTTTATG
Coding sequences within:
- the LOC132123006 gene encoding zinc finger protein 239-like → MIYSTNEIFRICGGRSLCFNCVKKVRNIHMILQDWSRHQEKLLKMTHTMVKVESVKEEIEDMSVSKPSRIKHEDTEEQTDWMELKQQRHEVNEVEEECCKIKGEQLFTCTQCGKSFRHKGDLKKHMRIHTGEKPHTCSQCGKSFTAASGLCYHLRIHSGEKPFNCDQCGKKFISSSNLKAHLTVHSDEKPHVCSYCGKSFSRLAGYKQHQKTHNEVRDHMCFECGKSFTTGVQLKQHQIIHTGEKPYKCSYCYKSFTYSGNMKVHERLHTGEKPYKCSYCDKSFTNSRNMKVHERLHTGKKPYKCSYCDKSFTESGNMKKHERVHTGEKPYHCTQCGKSFTQSVSLLTHIRKHCSVSKSFLQIQYFKYMMCDSDSVNRFRFSKYEISSNKLILL